Within Pseudomonadota bacterium, the genomic segment CGCAAGCGGCGTTCTCTCACTCCTCGGCTTCGCGGCGCTTGCGCATGATCGACCAGGTGATGGCCGCCGCGGGAACAGCCGTGAACAGGTAGGCGGCTGCGAGCCATGGGCCGCTTCCCCACAAAACCCAGCCTTCCACCGCGAACGCGGCGATGCAGGCGGCCATGACGGTCAGCCACGTGCTCACGGGCCTTCTCGGAAAGCGGTCGACCAGGCACTGGCCAGACAGACCGTCGACAATGATGCGGTAGGAGCGCCCGTTGTAGTTATACGGGAACTCGAAGAGGGGCACGCGTATCAGCCAGGTCTGAAGCCCGTCTTCCTCTGTGCCACCGACCTGGGACAGGGCAGACTCGAGGGGCACGGTGGGCGCGGCCGTCTCCTCGTCACCGTCGTAGCTGGGTTCCGGCACGACGAAGCGGGCGGGGATCTCGACGTTTCGCAGCTCTCGGAGCACGGTCTTGACGGCGGGCACGAGGCTCTGGCGATCGTATCCGATCTCCCCGCCACTGAAGCTCCAGAAAAGGAACTCATAGGCCTTTGCCTGGCCGAACGCCATCTCGCCGTTCAGCTTCGCGGGACCGGCCTGCGCCTCCATCCAGCCCTTCATGAGGGCCGTGGCCTCGATGAGGTCGAGGGTCGGGCGTAGGCGGAAGAACGGCACGAGGCGGTCGTCACAGGCAAACGCCGCCTGGTTGCAGTTGAAGCATCGCACGAAGGTGGAGCCTTCGTCGACGACCACCGTGTTGCCGCACTGGGTGCAGGGAAGCACCGGCATACCTCCGTTGCCGGTGGAACCGGCCTTCTCTAGGATTGGAGCATTCCCACCGAGGTCCTGCTTCGCGCGATGTCGCGGTGCTCACCAAGCCTGCGTGGCGGTGGGGCACGAGGCGCCTCCTCTCGGTGCGGGCTGAAGAGGCGCAGGGAGGACTTTTGCCCCTCTTCCTTAACTCTCCCTCGGCTTTTCCTGAGGCGTCGCCTCGGAACAAGGGCCGTCAATGACAAGCGATGACCGCCACGTGGTCTCGCTGCGCAAAGGTGACCGCAGTGTCCAGACTCGTTCTTGCATTCAAGATGTTCTTTCTCATCATCTTCAACGGAGCCATTGCCGACGCTGTGCGGCAGGCCTATGAGGCCGTACGCGCGGGCAGGCAGATCCCCACGGCCGCCGCGCCGCCTCCGTCGAAGGAAGGAGCCGGCAAGAAGCCGGGCAAGGGGCCATCGGCCGAGCCTGGGCTCGGCGCCGTGGCGGCCGTGCTCTCGCTGCTGCAGCGCGAGGCCCGTTTCGTCGACTTCCTCATGGAAGACATCGATGGCTACAGCGACGCCCAGGTGGGCGCGGCCTCGAAGGGCGTGCACCGCGGCTGTCGCAAGGCGCTGCGCGAGTACATCGAGCTGCAGCCCGTGCGGGTCGAGAAAGAGGGCGACAACCTCACCGTCGAGGTCGGTTTCGACGCCAGCGCCATTCGACTCGTGGGCAATGTCACGGGCGATCCGCCGTTCAAGGGGCGCCTCGTGCACCCGGGATGGCGCGTGGTGAAGGCCAGCGTGCCCACCCCGCCCGCTTCGCAGGATGAGACCATCGTGATGCCCGCCGAGGTCGAGATCTAGCGGTTGGCTCGCAGCAGCCGGTACATCATCGGCATCGACCTGGGCACCACCAACTCTGCCATCGCCTATGTCGAGCGCCGTCGCCACGAAGCGGCCGTGGTCACGCCCTTCCCCGTCACGCAGCGCGTCTCTGAGCATCAGGTGGCCGCGCGGCGCACCGTGCCGTCGTTCCTCTACCTGCCAGGCGAGCACGAGCTGCCGCCCCAGGCGCTCTCCCTTCCCTGGACCGATGACGTCACCAACGTGGTGGGCGAGTTTGCTCGCGCCCAGGGCGCCCGCATCCCCACGCGCCTGGTGAAATCGGCCAAGTCGTGGCTGTGCCATGCCCGCGCCGATCGCACGGGCCCCATCTTGCCGTGGGACGCGCCGCCCGACGTGCAGCGCGTCTCGCCGGTCGAGGCCTCGGCGCGCTACCTGGCCCACGTTCGTGACGCCTGGGACCATCAGTTCGGCAAGCAGGCCCGCTTCCAGGACCAGGAGGTCGTGCTCTGCGTGCCCGCCAGCTTCAACGAGGTGGCGCGTGAGCTCACCGTGCAGGCCGCGGGTCTGGCCGGCATGGAGGACATCACCCTGCTCGAAGAGCCGCAGGCGGCCTTCTACGCCTGGCTCGATCGTCATCGCGACGACTGGCTCGGCCCCCTCGCCGAGGCGCGCAGCATTCTCGTCTGCGACATCGGTGGGGGCACTACCGACTTCACCATGATCGACGTCACGCAAGAGGGCGATGTCCCTGCGCTTCGTCGCGTGGCGGTGGGCGAGCACATCATGCTGGGCGGCGACAACATGGATCTGGCCATCGCCCACGTGGTCGAGCAGGCCTTGGGGGAGCGCTACGACTCGCGCTCCTGGGGGGTGCTGGTGCACGAGTGCCGCGGTGCCAAGGAGGCGCTGCTCGCGCCAGACGCGCCGGAAGAGTTCACCGTGGCCATCGCGGGAAGGGGCAGCCGTCTCATCGGAGGCGCCACCACGGTTGGGCTGCCGCGTGACGACGTGCGCCAGATCATTCTCGAGGGCTTCTTCCCCCTGTCTCCCTACGGTCAAGATCCCAGTGTGGCGCGACGCAGCGCCCTTGCCGAGTGGGGGCTGCCCTACGCCTCCGATCCCGCGGTGTCGCATCATCTGTCGGCCTTCCTGCGCCACCAGGGCGGCATCGAAGACCCCTCGCGCATTCCCGACGTGGTGCTGTTCAACGGCGCCGCGCTCGAGCCCGAGATCTTGCGCGAGCGGGTGCTCGACGTCATGCAGGGCTGGTCGGGGCATCGGCCGCGGGCCCTGCCCCATCACGACCTCGAGCTGGCCGTGGCGCGCGGCGCCGCATACTTCGGATGGGTGCGCGAGAACGGCGGCCTGCGCATCGCGGGCGGCACGGCCCGGGCCTACTACGTGGGCATCGCGGGCGGTCCGCCGCCCCAGGCCGCATGCCTCATCCCCCGCGGACTCGAGGAAGGGCAGAGCGTCGAGATCACCGAGCCGGAGTTCAAGGTGGTGGTCGATCGGCCGGTGGCGTTCCCGCTGTACACCTCGAGCGTTCGCCACGGCGACGGTGCGGGCGACCTCGTGACCCTCGACAGCGAGAACTTTCAGGGGCTGCCGCCCCTGGCCACGGTGCTGGGCACGAAGCGCCGCGAGTCCGCGCGCGCGGGCGCAAGCGCGGCCGATCGCGCCGCGGAACCGGCCGAGGGCGCGGCCGATGCAGACGCACCTCTCGAGGCCTCAGAAGAGATGTCGGTGCATCTGCGCGCGCGGGTCACCGAGATCGGCACCCTCGAGCTCTGGTGCGTCGGGCGCGAGAGCAGCCGCAAGTGGCGCCTGCAGTTCGAGCTGCGCGGCGCGGCCGAGGTGGCGGTGGGCTCTGCATCGGTGGCCGCGGCGCCCACCGAAGATCCGGTGGCGGTGCGCCAGGCGTGCCAGCGCATCGTCGAGACCTTCAGCGTCAAGCCCACGCGCATGTCGGCCTCTGACCTCAAGCCTCGCGGCCTCATGTGGGCCCTCGAGGAGACGTTGCGCGAGAAGCGCGATGGCTGGTCGCTGGGGCTGCTGCGTGACGTGTGGGAAGCCCTCGATCGGGTGAAGCACCGCCGTCGCAGCAGCGCCGAGCACGAGGGGCCGTGGCTCAACATGTGTGGCTTCTCGCTGCGCCCGGGCTTCGGCTACCCGCTCGATGACTGGCGGGTGAACCGCACGTGGGCGCTGTTCGAGCATGGGTTGCAGTTCCCCAGAACAATCAACGGGCGACTCGAGTGGTGGGTGCTGTGGCGACGCATCGCGGGAGGGCTCGACCGCGATCGCCAGCGCGCGGTGCTCGACGAGCTGGCGCCGCATCTGCTCAGCGGGCTGAAGCATGTGAAGACGCGTCTCGGGCCGCCGGCGAGCAGCGCCGAGTGGAGCGAGATCATGCGCCTGGCGGCGTCGCTCGAGCGCGTTGACGCGGGGGTGAAGCAGCGTCTCGGGCAGGCGGCCATCGAGCGCCTCGAGAAGCGCCCGGGCAGCCTCGAGTACTGGATGCTGGCGCGTCTCGGCGCCCGCGTCTCGCTAGCCGCCAGCCCGCAGTTCTGCGTGCCGCCAGACGTGGTCGAGGAATGGATCCGCTTCCTGCTCGCGCAGGGTTGGAAGGATCCGCGCATGGCCGGTTTCGCCGTCACCCAGATGGGGCGCCTTACGGGCGATCGAGCGCGCGACCTGCCCGAAGACGTGCGCCTGGCGGCGGTGAAGCGGCTGCGCGAGGAGCAGCTCGATGCGCTCACCGCGCCGCTGCTCGATCTGGTCGAGCTGGCTGACGACGAGAAGGCCACATTCGCGGGCGAGTCGCTGCCTGTGGGCCTTCGCATCGCGTAACGCTCACGGGCGATGTTTCTGCATGAGCAATGAGGAGAAGGCAATGAACCCGGAACTGCGATGGACGATCTACGAGCAGCAGGCGGCCCAGGGCGCGGCCGATGCGGCCTATGAGCAGGCGTGGGGGCGACGGATGGCCGATGAGCTGCGCGCCACGGGTGCTGTGCGCATGACGCCGAGCCAGGCGCTGTCTCTACCTGATCTGGTGATGGTGTCGTTCTATCGCGCGCTTGCGGGTGACCATCGGCTGAAGCCGGCCTTCGATTCTTCGTGGATGCTCGACACCGACTTCGCGTTCGTGAACATCCGCGCGTGCAGCCCTGACCCGACCCGCACCGGCCGCGTCACCGACGCGCTCAAGATCCTCCCCACCATGCGGGTGAGCGGCATCCACCTGGCCCCGTTCTTCGACAACACCCTCGAGAACCTGTATGCGGTCGACAGCGTGCGCGTCGTCTCTGATGCGGTGCTCGATCCCTCGCTGGTCGAGGCGGGGCTCGATGGCGACGCGCAGATCTGCCTGCTGGTCGACGCCATCCACACCCTGGGGTGGCGCGTGGGGTTCGATCTTGAGCCCCACACGAGCAACTTCTCGCGTATCGCGCTGGCCAATCCGAAGTGCTTCCGATGGGTGCGCCTCTCGCCCGATCGCAAGACCCTGTACGGCAAGGTCACACAAGAGAAGATGCTCACGCCCACGGCGCAGAAGCGCCTCGTGAAAGAGGTGTCGGCCATCGTCGCCGACACCCTCGCGCGCCACGGGCTCAAGGCGGTTGAAGACCTCTCGAAGGGCGTGGCGGCCGTGCGGGCCTGCCACGATGAGACCCTGCATCGGCTCATCGACGAGGGATACTGGACCCTTCCCAGCCACACGTGGAGCGGCGCGGGCCTGCCACGCTACGAACACTGGGTCGAGAAGGGGCTGTTCAGCCACCCCGACTACACCTATCTCAACGCGGCCGGCGAAGATCAGCGCGAGCACGCCTTTGGCATGCTCAGCCCCTACAAGCTGTTCGATCACCTGCCCATCAACGGGGTCGCCACGAGCGACGATCCGCCCGTGCCGGTGCCCGAGGCGCACGCCTTGCTGCAGGGCATCTTCCCCGATGTGCAGGCCCGCTACGGCTTCGATTTCGTGCGGCTCGACTACGTCGATCACGTCTTTGATTCGACCGTCGACGGAGACTGGACGCTTCCCGTGAGCGATCGCCTCGCTCCACGCACCCTCGAGAGCCTCTTGGCGGCGGCGCGTCGCGCGCGGCCCGAGACGGGGGCCATGGCCGAGCGCATGGGCGTCGATGTAGAAGACTACGGCGCCCTTGGCTTCGACCTGCTGCTGGGCAGCGATGTGCTCACCGCCATGCACGACGACTATGTCACCTTCATGCTCGACCTGCAGCGCGAGCTCGACAATGCCGATGCACACGCCCCACGCCCCATGACCCGCCTGGCGCCACGACCCGCGGGCCACGTCGATGGTGACGGCGCGCGGCGCTGCTCGGTGCTCGCCGCGGTCGACACCCACGACAGCGGCCATCCCTTGTTCTGGACGAAGCCGCTCTCTGACGTGGTGGGGCCCGAGGGCCTGCACCTGCGCCACTTCCTGGCGCGCTTCACGACGTGCGGATCGCGGCGCCGGCCGAAGTACGAGGTCATGGGCAATCAAGACATGTCGAGCGGGCTGTACGAGGCCAACAACAAGCCCGTGTCGCTCACATGGGCCGACGATCGCGCCTACAACGCCCGCTACCACGCCATTGAAGACGTGTTCGAATCGCTACGCCCCTTCCTCGCGGAGGCACGCATGGGGCTGTCGTACGTCGACCGCGAGGACCACTGGGCGGCCTGGTTCCTCGAGGGGGAGAACGAGCGCCTGCTCTGCGTCGCCGCCCTCGAGCCCAACGTGGGCCGGGTGGCCAGCTGGCTCGCCTCGCCGCCGGTGCTCGAGCCTACCGGGCGAATCACCATCG encodes:
- a CDS encoding DUF2760 domain-containing protein; the protein is MTATWSRCAKVTAVSRLVLAFKMFFLIIFNGAIADAVRQAYEAVRAGRQIPTAAAPPPSKEGAGKKPGKGPSAEPGLGAVAAVLSLLQREARFVDFLMEDIDGYSDAQVGAASKGVHRGCRKALREYIELQPVRVEKEGDNLTVEVGFDASAIRLVGNVTGDPPFKGRLVHPGWRVVKASVPTPPASQDETIVMPAEVEI
- a CDS encoding molecular chaperone DnaK, whose amino-acid sequence is MARSSRYIIGIDLGTTNSAIAYVERRRHEAAVVTPFPVTQRVSEHQVAARRTVPSFLYLPGEHELPPQALSLPWTDDVTNVVGEFARAQGARIPTRLVKSAKSWLCHARADRTGPILPWDAPPDVQRVSPVEASARYLAHVRDAWDHQFGKQARFQDQEVVLCVPASFNEVARELTVQAAGLAGMEDITLLEEPQAAFYAWLDRHRDDWLGPLAEARSILVCDIGGGTTDFTMIDVTQEGDVPALRRVAVGEHIMLGGDNMDLAIAHVVEQALGERYDSRSWGVLVHECRGAKEALLAPDAPEEFTVAIAGRGSRLIGGATTVGLPRDDVRQIILEGFFPLSPYGQDPSVARRSALAEWGLPYASDPAVSHHLSAFLRHQGGIEDPSRIPDVVLFNGAALEPEILRERVLDVMQGWSGHRPRALPHHDLELAVARGAAYFGWVRENGGLRIAGGTARAYYVGIAGGPPPQAACLIPRGLEEGQSVEITEPEFKVVVDRPVAFPLYTSSVRHGDGAGDLVTLDSENFQGLPPLATVLGTKRRESARAGASAADRAAEPAEGAADADAPLEASEEMSVHLRARVTEIGTLELWCVGRESSRKWRLQFELRGAAEVAVGSASVAAAPTEDPVAVRQACQRIVETFSVKPTRMSASDLKPRGLMWALEETLREKRDGWSLGLLRDVWEALDRVKHRRRSSAEHEGPWLNMCGFSLRPGFGYPLDDWRVNRTWALFEHGLQFPRTINGRLEWWVLWRRIAGGLDRDRQRAVLDELAPHLLSGLKHVKTRLGPPASSAEWSEIMRLAASLERVDAGVKQRLGQAAIERLEKRPGSLEYWMLARLGARVSLAASPQFCVPPDVVEEWIRFLLAQGWKDPRMAGFAVTQMGRLTGDRARDLPEDVRLAAVKRLREEQLDALTAPLLDLVELADDEKATFAGESLPVGLRIA